The window CTGGCAGAACCCCTGGCTGTGAGGGCAGGCGATGGAATTGTAATTCCACTCACTCAGAACAAAGAGCCCATTCTATGGGTGCGAGGTGATTCAGTTGTATCGTCCGATCCGTGCGAGTTAGTTTTCGCACTTGACATGTCCGACGATCCCGATGGCCGCGTAGTCACCTTGACCACTGTGCCGTTCCACATGTCTCAGGACAGCGTGGAGGTACCTTAGTCTACCCAAGTATCTTCACGGGCCAAGGGGCAGCAGCGGGAGACATACTCGGTGCCGCTTAAACACCGCTTCCGCGGATTCGTGAGTGAATAGCCGTCCTGCATTGCCCACGTCTGGAAGTTGCTCATCCCATAGGCGAAGAAGGAATGCGTAGAGAGTCGAATGGTCAATTGCGATTGGGCGGAGGGTCGTCCCGGCTCAATCAAGGAGACTGTTGACGATCGGGCAGGAGTTCTTCGAGGAGTTTGATGCTGTGGCTTAGCAGGCGTAGAAAGAAACCTTTCAGGTCTTGAAGGGGGTTGGCATCGGTACGGCTGGCGCTTTTCGGCCATGGGGAGGAAGGTCTCGGCGCACCGGAACAGAATGCATCAGCACACTCTACCCGCTAGGCAAGGACATCACCCGGAGTACTCTCCAATGCGTCTGTGATCCGCAGGAGCGTCAGGATAGAGATATTCCGCTCCCCCCGTTCAACGGCAGCGACATAGGTCCGGTGCATCCCACAGCGCCTCGCCAACTCATACTGGGTCATCCCCAGCTCGACCCGACGCGCCCGCAGAGCTTCGCCAAGCGCAACCAACGATTCATGCTTCTCTGACGAGCCGCCCCCTCCGCAGGGTCTTGTGGCACCCTCTGAAGAGCTTGTGTAACCGTCCTGTGAGGCACACGCTTGGAAGTGCTTGCGCCGGTGGAGAGCGC of the bacterium genome contains:
- a CDS encoding helix-turn-helix domain-containing protein, with product MVALGEALRARRVELGMTQYELARRCGMHRTYVAAVERGERNISILTLLRITDALESTPGDVLA